The Mercurialis annua linkage group LG7, ddMerAnnu1.2, whole genome shotgun sequence genome includes the window TAATCCAGTAAATTTCTAAACCCGCAGAATTGCATGTCAGTGTTTTAAAGAATCAACTGCAAACTAACAAAGTGGACCAGAAGAACCAAATTTTTCTGGTAAATTTAGTTGGTCTAGCTAGAACTCTGATAAAGACaattaatcattttattaaaataagtataattaattttattgtaatgaattatgaaataaattattaatgtagatgaaatttaatttatagaaaCCTATTCTACAAGTTAAAAGGATTGAAATGATCCTTTgcttatttcatatttttggaTTGATAGTCTGATAGAGATAGAAATAGatattaattcaaacaaaaaatagcCTTTGAATATTCCAAAACCTCAACTTTGTCAAAAGATTCCCTTTGGAATCATACTGAATATTCCAACCCAAATCATTTAAATTCAATAACACTGTTGGCTACTAAATGACTAAACAGCCCTTGATTGACCTTCAACCGACTCTTATGTTTGTGTTTTTGTGTTCGCCCGGAAATTTCCAAACTCTCAATAGCCAATGAATTTTGTTTCCGAGAACAATTTGTTAGCTAGTATTTCCATCATCAAGCCGATAGTGAGCAGTAGGCCAGCAGTGATGAAATTGAATGGCTAAAGTATCTATTACCAGCTCAATGAATGAGATTCTTGGAATTTTTCAGTTAGTCCAAAGCCAATGACGCTACAATTTTGGTTTATTTCCCCatctcattttcaattttttaatcttaACCATGGTCTAATAGCCACCGTCATTAGAAATACTGCCAATAAATCGACAGTTCATAATTCTGCATGGCGAACTGGTTTGCGCgagtaatttttagtttataattatgcGTGGCAAACCGGGTCCTTATGAGTATTTTTCCACCATCAGacatcaaattcaaaatttatgttGAAATTTCTTCCATCCTATCTCTTAACGTCTCTTTCTTGTGTTCagaattcttttaaaatttcaaaattttaaatttattttaatgttttcggTGCAATATAGCTCAACATTCTTGTATTTCTAACTTTCAAAGATTTTTATTGGCACTTCCATTCTCTTTTTTATTCTCTTACAGAGAGATAGAACATAAAACTCACAAATTTCTTGTTCTTGATtttctaaaatttgaaatatggGAGAAGAATCTGCTAAAACGGAACAAAAATTTGCTATTCCGGTGGATTCCGAGAATAAAGCGACGGAATTCAGATTATTCTCTGTAGCAGCGCCGCACATGAGAGCTTTTCACTTATCTTgggtttcttttttttcttgtttcgtTTCAACTTTTGCTGCTCCGCCGTTAATTCCGATCATACGCGACAATCTGAACCTTACAGCTTCAGACATAGGCAATGCCGGTATCGCATCAGTTTCCGGTGCAGTCTTGGCAAGACTCGCCATGGGAACAGCTTGTGATCTTTTTGGACCCCGTCTCGCTTCTGCTTCACTGATACTCCTCACAGCACCGGCAGTTTACTTCACTTCACTCGTCTCCTCGCCGGTTTCGTTTCTCCTGGTAAGATTCTTCACCGGATTTTCTTTAGCCACTTTTGTCTCCACACAATTCTGGATGAGCTCCATGTTTTCCACGCCGGTGGTCGCCACTGCTAATGGCGTTGCCGGCGGATGGGGAAATCTCGGAGGCGGTGCAACGCAGTTGATTATGCCGATTGTTTTCAGCCTGATCCGAGACATCGGAGTTGTGAAATTCTCAGCTTGGAGACTTGCTTTTTTCGTTCCGGCTTTGTTTCAAACTCTGTCAGCTTTTGCTGTATTAATATTCGGTCAGGATTTTCCTGACGGAAACTTTAAAGAATTACAAAAATCAGGAGAGAAACCGAAGGATAAATTCTCGAATGTTTTTTACAACGGAGTGACAAATTACAGGGGGTGGATTCTAGCATTTACTTACGGATACTGTTTCGGAGTCGAATTAACGGTAGATAATATAATAGCGGAATATTTTTACGACAGGTTTAATCTGAAACTTCATACAGCAGGAATTATTGCTGCAAGTTTCGGGTTAGCAAATTTAATTTCGAGACCAGCCGGCGGGTTTATCTCTGATGCGGTAGCGAAGAGATTCGGAATGAGAGGGAGATTATGGGCTTTGTGGATAGTTCAGACATTAGGAGGAGTGTTCTGTATATTTCTGGGAAGAGTTGGATCTTTGAGTGCTTCCATTGTTGTTATGattgctttttctttcttctgTCAAGCTGCTTGTGGGATGACTTTTGGTGTTGTTCCTTTTGTCTCAAGGAGGTAATTTTTCTTCTACTTTCATCATTTTtcacataatttatttttaataaaaaaattcttcgGCTGTTTACACAAATATCTATTTTcagttaaatatttataaaaatacgctttaatattttctattgtAAAAATACGCTCTTGGTATATTATTGATAGATCGGAAAAAGAgcgtatttttacaaaataaaaaattaaaaaaagttatatttgTAATAGCAAAAAGTCAAAtcgtatttttacaaaaaaatccaaaaaattcatttttcttgGATGATTAAAATTTGTTTGCTAGATACTTTAGGTTGTACCAAAATTTGCCGACAGTTATATTTTGgtgtttcttttttatttttggataacttttttaaaaaaattatctttataaTTTATTCCGATAAAAAGTGCATTTTCATTGTTTTCTTATTTCAATATTTCTTCTGTTAGCGTTTTTATTTCCTTGCACATAGGGGAACTTTAAACTAGAGGTTATGCATTTAGTTCGAATGGAACAAAACCGAActcaaatttcattaatttaaaaataaacaaaatcattttcaaagTTCTAAAATAAGTTCAgtaaaattgaaccaaactaGACAGTTTGGTTAGGATGAGCTCATCCTGAAGTCATTGTTctattgttttttgtttaatttaatccttgacaaatttttaaatttaaatgattcTTTAacgatttattttgtatacaTGTGATCCTTTTAAACATAAAACGTTTAAGGACCAAATGAAATAAAAGCTAATAGTATAAGAAATTTATGATGAGTTTAGcctttttgttaatttttttgttaaattcaaTTTAGGTTGGTTTTTGCATACTCTAGTCATACATAGGTCAAATGTTAATCAAGTAACTTTAAGATAGGACCTCCAGATTTGAAATATCTCAATTTGAAACCCTAGTTAGaggattaattattttatgcaACAAATATCAATAATAGTAACTGTTAGTGTTATGTAGTATACTAAAGTAGCACATTTCGTTGTATTGGATAATTTCTCTGGATagaattaatttccaaaacaattatattttgCAAGAATACATGTTAGTTGAACTTGATTGTTTCTGCGGCAAATTGCATGTGCATGGTCGTTTGATGAGGTCTTAAATTCGAGTCTCGCTTTATTGAGCACCAGCTTTCCTGCTAACACTTAATAAAGATATTTATAGTTGAGTGTCAGCTTTCGTGCTGTCGATTTATAGTTGAGCATCAGCTTTTCCGTGAATTAGTATGCGAAAAACCTGAAATATCATAATTGATAAtgcttataatttattttttttatcgttaTAACTAGATAAACAAAATCTGATATCTTACATTTTCAGGTCATTAGGGGTGATATCAGGAATGACAGGAGGAGGAGGAAATGTGGGAGCAGTTCTGACACAATTAATATTCTTCAAAGGATCAAAATACTCAAAAGAAACAGGAATTACTCTGATGGGTATCATGATCATTTGTTGCACTCTTCCaatttgtttaatatatttCCCACAATGGGGCGGTATGTTTTTCGGTCCATCTTCTTCAGAATTTACTACAGAAGAACATTATTACATGTCAGAATGGAATACTGATGAGAAAGATCAAGGATTGCATTTAGCCAGCATTAAATTTGCTGATAATAGCAGAAGTGAAAGATGTAAGAAAATTACATTCTTAAACCATGTCTGATAATGATTACACTTTGATTTTGGAATGTGGGTGTCTAGAAATCCTGAAAATTTCAGGTTTTAGATATTCGATTGCTAGAATTTGGAAAGTTGTGAAAATGTTAGTAATTGGATCAGATAGTTTCATGTCTGCCTACTATGTATTTTAATGATATGTCTGTATAATTATAGTCCGACTTGAATCTAAAATAGTATATGTTCGATATTTAGGGGTTTACATTGGGTTTGATTTTGAATCTAATTgaactaaatcaaaaaaaaattagctaaatcaaactaaatttttgaggaattataatttttttaatcaaactaatcagtttggttaatatatttggttttattttattttgttatgttACTTTAATTCGGTTTGTATATAAACCTAATTGAAATCGTTTTTGTCCAAAATAGAAccgaatcaaaaaaaattattttttaaaaatataaattaaactaaatttatcaatttggtCATTCGATTTAATATGATTGTTAATTTACATATCCGATTGATGCGGAGTTGAACTTAGGGCGGtttgttgataaaaaaaaacaagggGGAATGACAGTAGACTGTGCCTgttgtttgtaattattttgtcaaaattcaCTTAGGTATGAAAATGTGATCAACCTTTTTCAACGGTCCTTTTACTCATGAGAATGAACTTTTCATTTCTatgaaaatcaaatcaaaatttgactaaatatttaattaataaataaaaaaatttatttatcaaaaacaaagttaaagattaaattatataaaaaaatatttatattttatttaatatcaaatattaataaaaaaaagaaaatactaaatttgattttaattatagaaatgTACATGCAGATCAAACCGAagcgaattaaaaaaaaatgaaaatctaaccaaaattttaaggattattttttttccaaaataaatGGAACTGGTCATTTTGGTCCGTTTcttttggtttagtttgatgATCTTAATTCGTTTTATATTGGAACTTAACTTTAAATATTAATGTCCAAAACCTAACGGAATCAAACAATGAATTCGTTAAAATATCAAATCGAatcgaaccaaaaccaaaaccaaaacattttttttcaatcaagCCGAACCAACATATTAAGAATGTTAATTTTTCAAATCGAACCAAAACTGCCAGTTTCGTCGGACTTTCAATTCAGTTGATTGTTTTGGCTCGATTTATTTTACAACtcaaaaaagaaattatatcCAACACTAAACGGAACTGAAATTCAATTTTTGATAATATCAAATCAAATAGTTAGATTTGGATTGATTATTTTGGCTTGGTTTATATAagaatttttgaaaacaattatgtctaaaactgaaccaaattaaaaaaaattcaaaactaaatCGAATTGAaccgaattaaaattttaggtacaaATAATTTCCAAAATCTGGTCTGGtagaaaacaatttttaaaaagtaatttttgTTCTACaataaaccgaaccaaaatttcatattttttccaAAAACAAACCGaaccaatcaataaaaatttatatttttttcataatcgaaccgaactaaaattatctattttgtTCGATGGAGAATCGAGctaaaattttctattttgttCAATaacgaaccgaaccaaaattttatattttgttcaaTAATGaacaaaccaaaaatttaatttttttcgtactGAACTAGACTTATCAGTTTAGTCAGGTTTTTGGTTcgattattttagttttttttatcaaattgaaCTAACAAATATGTCCAAATCCAAAACGAATTGAAACAACtaactattttataatatcaaacgaaccaaatttagtttatttttttgcacACTCTTAACTCTTATCTATTCTTATTCTTACactaatattttaaatcaaacaatatatttttttgaattctaaatcaaacaatatgaaaaatgattatttttattgttgttttttctTCATTCATATTTTCACTCTGATTTTCATTcttaattttgaaccaaacgcCTCCTCaaaagattttatttaaaaaaaaaattattgtcaaaATTAAGATTAATGTGATATGGGTGccgatttcaaacaatttcaattaAAGAATCAAGTAATGTTGACCTATATATTACCAAATCTTCCTTTGATTAGGCGCTTTCGAATATAAATATTAACCATAATATTACTAATTATACACATGAAGAACATGTGTAATTGTCTCAAAAGCAGAAAATAGGTCTTTATCATATTTGAAACAgaatattttctttaaaaaaaaaagaatatttgaaacaGAATAAAAACAACAGTGATATTAAGATAATAGAAccattaattgaaaaaaaatattatacaacTGGTGTTTTATACTAGCTTCAATAACCAACTCATTTAGCTTACTGATTACTGATTAGTAATTAACTAATCATTACAAACGGATTACATTAGCTTACAGAGAAAGTTAGAACAAATTGCTCTCAAATTTCTTCTGtttaaaaaactaaatgatacggtcctttttatttttctcaatgtTTTCTTCCATTTCAATTGGCAGTGAACTGAGttgaaaaatttaactaaaaaacatttaatattaacataatctttgaatttattttttgataattttttttgatataaatataaattataaatttataaaagccAATGGTTTAATTATTTGTTCGTTTACTGGGGGAGCATTTATGTGAGGAactgaacccacgaccttggcAGTTTGCTGCCCAgcacttataccatttgagttacagcTCGTTGATTATTTTGcttcatttagtttttaaaactaaaagaaataatattttttaaaaaaataaaactaataaataattaaaaattaaattttagtcgTTAATTCATTAAATCTCATAATAACACGAATTTTGTTTGGACATATTAAAAATAGAAGTTTATAGATTAAATCgaaaaaatttatatagttCTTTGAGTCAGTTGATCCTAACACCAAAAGATTTATATAGTTCTTTGAGTCAGTTGATGCTAACACTAAAATTAGTTGAAAAGACTAAACTGTTGACGGAAATACAAATGGAGAACTGtatcgtttaatttttaaaaagagagacAAAAATATGAATCATAACATATGAAATGACCTTAACTCCCTCCAACTTTTTAATATTGCTGAAATTAGCATAGAAAACTAATTATAGTGTTACAATAGCCCcttcaacatttaaaaatgcCTTCccatatatataatacattgcAATTTGTCCCCCATGATGTGCAATTTCTGGTTCCATCACTGCATTGCATCGGTGATCCCTCAAACATGATCAAACAATAATCTTCATCTTACAAGTTGAAAAACAACACTGATTTCTTGATAGAATCAAAGGTTTACACAtgcaaattaacaaaatttaacaaatatacCATATACACATAACtgaaaaaatttattgatgaaaaaagtaatataattttttatataaatataaatagtggaAGAAGTGGTGGTTTTCCGTCAAAAAGGCAAACGCCACTCCCtctaaataataatacaaaattaatagaaaaaaggGAGAGGAAATTTGCACATAGAGAAGGATGTTATTCTTCTCCTTGCGAATCTTAAAGTTCACTTATTATATGACAATGAGcaataaaaatcaataattcatctaaaattaaaatggatCATTGAATTAGAAACTAAAATGTTATTTccaaatagaaaatttatgatTTGTCATTTAActgttgattaataactttattaataaattaaattcattttttaattaaattagaagaATTTTAcaataattgatttaatttaagcATGTGATCATTTAATGTTTTTGGACGAAACAATAAACAAGTTGCAATATACCACATCTTTGCTCACATAATATCAACTACATATATTCTTGAAAATATTAGATATAACGATTGTCCACCTCATCTCACAcgtttataattttcttttagttCATAGTCACCATTATGTATACAACCCTATAAATTCATGcaacattaattcatttttcatTACTCtccatatattttatatattctcATATTTCTATTGTAGCCATGGCAACAAGTTTTTCAGGGATGAATCTAGCAGAAGCTTACGTGATGGGGAAGTTACACAAGGAAAATATGAAGAAAGAAGCTGCAAAAGCAGGATTTGTTGCTGATTTTAAtgaaaacaaaatcaagaaaTCTGGTGGTTCTTTCTTTAGGGTTTTCAAGAATGGCAGTTCTGCTAAAATCTATAATGCAGATCAAGATTATGGAAGAAACTAGCCCTAATTAATGTAATGGtggttgtttttatttatttatgtcaaGAAAATGCTGTTTTTTTAACAAAGAAAATGCTGTTTATTTCTATATTATATGCTAAAGAAATGTAGTTTAATTTGGTCTATGCTTTGTAATCTTTGTTTGATGAAGACAAAGAAATTGTATATCTTTTGTCACAATGAAATAATATGTTCTGAAGTTTATTGGTCAGGAGGTTAGGGATCTTTTTCTTGTACTAGTCCAATTTACGTGCTACGTACGCTTGATTTATTAAAGAGTCACGTTAGAGCTACATGCTACATAAAGTGACacttatacaaaaaaaaaagattaggaTAGTTAAGCTTATGATAAGTAGTGACATGATTATAAAGGATATTACCAACCAACGGAGGTTAattcaagtggtaagcggtttgatattgtttacaccggcccaaataattaTTGGATAGGAGCTTCATGTGGGCTTACAAGGGATTCGGGCCCAACGAAAAGtcttttaattattgctttttcttcttattaggaatttgtaactcattaggagtgttttatcttttagaattttagtcctaattgaattaggagtcttagttatgaggagctataaatagctcagagcttcattatttttgtatcaacaaatcaatcaatcaaaaaccaagcccagtgctttttatcccgcaatctccggattgttttaatttaggagtagttttcggtattaatcttgcctgagtccgtgactcccagattattatcttttagatcacgtggttaagtgtctttaaccaaacaagccctgtgaatatctgcataggttcgttaaagtatcaaacctcaaaccgatcccgattataaattcaaagattcgagtccggaatatttccaggcgaacatcttttggcgactccactggggaccagtttatggttagcacaaaaacggactttaaagacgattccaggcacgctcggtctatacgccgacaacaacggaaggaaggtgacatagtagacgaatcagattcggatagagcagaaaccatggccaaggacaaacaggtgaaccaatcaagCAAGGCGCCGAATACAACGGACGCCGAGGGGAGCCTACCTAAGGACAAGGTCGACGACGCGACCGATGACATGATGGACTACTCACGCCAGCTTCCTCCTtctcgcccttctttatcacaggccgacttctcggccatgaggggcgaaaTAGCGCAAGAGAACAAGCAAatgttcgacggtgctatgcatcagatgtccgaagtgatgaggaacatcatggccgaccaaacgtcggtccagaggcagatccaagggaacttagatggcctcaacaaggcaatgGAGAACCTAGGGCGATTATTCTCTGGGCAATCCGCGGCCGATCAAGGGCACAGAagggccgaacagaaccaaacaccgagccgttttggtcaaccaggtggttcggccgaacaacaacccaacaagatggggtatacatatggttccgttaagctcttaacaaggaacgaggccgagttctcaggaagggccgatcaTCCGGGAGCAAGCTCGTCCAACCCACAAGGCGAGGCTAGACCACAAGGGGAAGCTACTGGAGCCAACACCCAGGAGCCCAACACGGGCGAGCGATCGTACTCCGAGGGAGGCGAtccaaatatatacaatcaagggcaactcgtggacatgctagaaaggctcggggtggaccttcgacctatgcctcgcccatcgtacatgaaaccgtatccagactggatcgacaagttatatCCTTTCCCAAGGGGGTATAAAGTGCCAGAGTTCAGCTTGTTTTCGGGCGAGGAGAAGGGCCAATCGacggttgaacatgtcgccAGGTTTTCAGCCCAATGCGGCGAAGCAGCCGCTCACGATTTCTGGAAGCTCCGGCTTTTCGCCAGTTCTTTGACGAAAATGGCGTTCACATGGTACTCTAGATTGTCGCCCAATTCGGTGGACACATGGAAGGATctcgaaatcctcttccatgaagagttttacagagcaccacctgatgtcaccctAGCTGACCTCGCCCGAATCTCACAGCTACCGAGTGAGTCGGCAGAGaagtatatcggccgatttagaaatctcaggactaggtgctccaccaaaatgtcagaggccgattgcgtacctatggtggtaagagggatgagtttcgccatgagggaacacttcgagggccacaggtttcgtgacttgttcgagctaacgaacagggtgacgagctacgaaagactcctccaggaaaaagaacagaggagaggcgcatctaAAGGGACCTATTACAAAGACCAGCTTGACGTGGCCTTGGTGTCCGATAGCGAGGATAGTGGTTCCGaggatgaagtcaacatggccgaatttttgggaacaaaacccctggaatgttcggccttgCGGAAGCCTGGCTTTGTTAAAAGGAATAAGACCGCGGTGGTACAAAAAGAGTATTCATTCGACTTGACTAAAGCCGACGACATATTCGATGCCCTGTTGAAAGATGGGCAGATTGCCCTAAGCGAAGGTCATACGATTCCACCGTCGGAAGAGCTAGTCGGTAAGGATTATTGCAAGTACCATAATTCCTGGAGGCACAGCACGAACAACTGCGTAAACTTCAGAAACGTGGTTCAGAAAGCAATTAACGAAGGGAAACTTTTGTTCCCAAcaaagaaagaggccgatgcCAAATACGTGTCTATTAACACAGTTCGGCCTCACTTTGATAGCTACCTAGAGCAAGGGCAGATACGGAGTAAGTGGAATCCAAGAAGACCCAAGCCGAGAGTAGAGACCGACGGTTCTAAATGGCGAGGAGAAAAAAGGCAATCTCAGCAACAGAAGAGGAAGCGATATAACTCGCCTACTGCGGATATGACGTGCCCATCATGCAGTACGTGCTTTAAAGTCAAGGGAAGCGATAacacgaggaagcatcccaagacctttaaaccAAAATCGCCCACAGAAcagtggcagaggcatgagCCGCAACGGAGGCCTACCACTAATGTCTTCAAGAGgatatttcggccaacggaggagacccctcgtatgacgaaaacccagaagaggcgaatgcaaaggctgcGACAAGAGTCGCGGGCGAATCACGGGGCAGATTCGGCTCCCAGAGAGCAGCACGGAAGTAGGCCAATAACCGAGAGACTGGGGGCAAGGAACCAACCCGACGCGGACACCAAATCACCTGAAAGGCGAAATGCCAAGGTAAGGAAGGTATGGATGCCGAAGATCGAAAAACAAGCGGCCGATGTGTCTGCTGCGGCGGTAGTTCACAAGGATGATGAAGATTCTTGCGGCCGATCGTCCTACAAGGACGTACTGGTATCGCACCACGGTGGCCAGCTTAAAGCAAGATTGCCCAAAGACCGCGAGGTCGTCGTTTCGCACAAGAAAGGCATATTGAAAGCCTGGGTCCCGGTGGTAAGGGACGAATACGGAGTGAAAGTGGTTACGCTTCCCAACTCATACAGAAGTAAACCAGGGCAGAAGGCAACGTTGGAAGGCGATGTAATCGTACCAGAAGGAGATAGCGCCGATGATACCGCGGTAGTATCCCTCAGTAAACCTCCAACAAGGATGACCAGGCATATTCGGCCATTATACATCAAGGCCGATCTAAACGGGGTGTCGATTAACAGAGTCCTCATCGACAACGGGGCTGGCGTCAACATACTACCGGCGAAAATGCTCAAAAAATTGGGCATAACGCGGGATCAGCTCGACCCGACCGACGTTTACATGACTGACTTCGCAGGAGGCGAGACGCCGGCCGAGGGGTACATTACCCTCAGAATTAAGGTAGGGCGAGtagaaaccgaagaagggtttttcgtggtcaacgcccggagcaactacaacatTTTGCTCGGTCgcgattggatacactccaacatGTGTATACCCTCAACTATGCATCAGATGCTCTTCATATGGCGAGACGACGGCGAGGCCGAAGTTGTGCAGGGTGACCCCAACCCCTTCGGCGAGGACCATAACGTACTCGAAGCACGTTTGTACGACGAAGAAGTGCGGaacatacaatcccttagtTCGAAAGGAGAAACGAGCGTTCCTCGCTTGCTTGTTAACTCGGATCGGCCGGTATCAGTGACCCtcgggggcaaaggccgatccaccatcctcaaagattcaaaatgaTAGCACGACATAAAGAATTGAGGGAGAAAATCAGACAGTTAACCTCGCTGTACGATATTGATTCGGCCGAATGCATCTATGAAGACCAGGAGCAAGACCCAACAGGATCGCTGCGGATTGGGGACATACGATTGGCAACCGGGAAGTTAGAAGATGATCCCGCCCAAGTACAGGACGATCTCCTCGAAATCAATCTGGGGACAGAAGAATCGCCTAAACCCATATACATCAAAGCAGGACTGGACGAAGGATTCAGAGAGCAACTGATCGCCCTACTCATGGAATTCCGCGACTGTTTTGCTTGGTCATACGAGGAAATGCCGGGCCTTGATCCT containing:
- the LOC126654425 gene encoding high affinity nitrate transporter 2.5-like, whose protein sequence is MGEESAKTEQKFAIPVDSENKATEFRLFSVAAPHMRAFHLSWVSFFSCFVSTFAAPPLIPIIRDNLNLTASDIGNAGIASVSGAVLARLAMGTACDLFGPRLASASLILLTAPAVYFTSLVSSPVSFLLVRFFTGFSLATFVSTQFWMSSMFSTPVVATANGVAGGWGNLGGGATQLIMPIVFSLIRDIGVVKFSAWRLAFFVPALFQTLSAFAVLIFGQDFPDGNFKELQKSGEKPKDKFSNVFYNGVTNYRGWILAFTYGYCFGVELTVDNIIAEYFYDRFNLKLHTAGIIAASFGLANLISRPAGGFISDAVAKRFGMRGRLWALWIVQTLGGVFCIFLGRVGSLSASIVVMIAFSFFCQAACGMTFGVVPFVSRRSLGVISGMTGGGGNVGAVLTQLIFFKGSKYSKETGITLMGIMIICCTLPICLIYFPQWGGMFFGPSSSEFTTEEHYYMSEWNTDEKDQGLHLASIKFADNSRSERCKKITFLNHV